The proteins below are encoded in one region of Paenarthrobacter ilicis:
- a CDS encoding NADP-dependent oxidoreductase: MQAFVITKYGQPLRAAEVAEPVTGDRDVLVQVHTAGLNQLDEKIRLGEFRQILPYKLPLILGNDVAGTVLSVGKEVTGFKPGDEVCARPDQGRIGTFAERIAIAEEDVALKPLSASMEEAGSLPLVALTAWQALVEQGNVRPGQKVLIHAGAGGVGSIAIQLAKHLGATVATTASSSNTGFVRELGADVVIDYRTQDFGQLLSGYDLVLDSLGGETLQKSLRILKPGGKAIGIAGPPDPAFARRAGLNPIVRLAITGLSGKIRKQARKLGVSYEFLFMRASGDQLRRITALVDAGAVRPIVGKSFSFDQAPEALQSLAAGGFRGKAILSVTH; the protein is encoded by the coding sequence ATGCAAGCATTCGTCATCACCAAGTACGGTCAACCACTGCGTGCTGCGGAGGTGGCTGAACCTGTCACCGGGGATCGGGATGTGCTGGTGCAAGTCCACACAGCCGGACTGAACCAGCTGGACGAGAAAATCCGCCTGGGCGAGTTCAGGCAGATCCTTCCTTACAAGCTTCCCTTGATCCTCGGCAACGACGTAGCCGGTACGGTATTGAGCGTCGGGAAAGAAGTAACAGGGTTCAAACCCGGCGACGAAGTCTGCGCCCGCCCCGACCAGGGCCGCATTGGCACTTTCGCTGAACGTATTGCCATTGCAGAGGAAGACGTGGCGCTCAAACCCTTGTCGGCCAGCATGGAAGAGGCCGGCTCGCTGCCTCTTGTGGCCTTGACTGCCTGGCAGGCTCTTGTCGAACAGGGCAACGTGCGCCCCGGGCAGAAAGTTCTCATCCATGCCGGCGCTGGCGGGGTGGGTTCCATCGCCATCCAGCTCGCCAAACATCTCGGGGCCACCGTAGCAACCACCGCCAGCAGCTCCAACACCGGCTTCGTTCGGGAACTCGGCGCCGACGTCGTGATCGACTACCGCACCCAGGACTTCGGGCAGCTACTGAGCGGGTACGACCTGGTCCTCGATAGCCTCGGAGGGGAAACCCTGCAGAAATCCCTGCGCATCCTCAAACCCGGCGGGAAAGCGATCGGGATCGCAGGCCCGCCCGATCCAGCCTTCGCCCGCCGAGCCGGCCTCAACCCCATCGTGCGCCTGGCAATCACTGGCCTCAGCGGCAAGATCCGGAAGCAAGCCAGAAAACTTGGCGTCAGCTACGAATTCCTCTTCATGCGCGCCAGTGGAGACCAGCTTCGCCGGATCACCGCCTTGGTTGACGCCGGAGCAGTGCGCCCGATCGTCGGAAAGTCCTTCTCCTTTGACCAAGCTCCGGAAGCGCTGCAGTCCCTGGCCGCCGGAGGTTTCCGCGGAAAAGCAATTCTCTCCGTCACCCACTAA
- a CDS encoding alpha/beta fold hydrolase: MENAETPNNPVITSYAVAPTRTITAGGVRYAYRELGPKGGIPVVFFVHLAATLDNWDPRIIDPIAKNRHVITFDQPGVGTSSGHVPNTIEAMADDAYTFIEALGFDKVDIFSFSLGGMIAQDLVTKHPTLVRNLVLTGTGPRGGKDIDKVVATTYWDILRATVTRSDPKEFLFFNRNTSGKAAAKGFIKRLEERTGDRDKPISIRAFRTQLKAIRKYGRSAPSDLSKLTQPTLIANGDNDRMVPSTLSEDLHRRINGSQLLIYPDSGHGGIFQNHATFAPAVVDFLAP; this comes from the coding sequence ATGGAAAACGCCGAAACTCCCAATAATCCGGTCATCACGTCCTATGCAGTGGCGCCGACCCGTACCATTACCGCCGGCGGGGTCCGCTATGCGTACCGCGAACTGGGGCCCAAGGGCGGCATTCCCGTTGTTTTCTTCGTGCACCTGGCAGCCACCTTGGACAACTGGGATCCCAGGATCATCGATCCCATAGCGAAAAACCGCCATGTCATCACCTTCGATCAGCCGGGAGTCGGCACATCCAGTGGCCACGTGCCGAACACCATCGAAGCGATGGCTGACGACGCTTACACCTTCATCGAGGCTCTGGGGTTCGACAAGGTGGATATCTTCTCCTTCTCCCTCGGCGGCATGATCGCCCAGGACCTGGTCACCAAACACCCCACCCTGGTCCGCAACCTCGTGCTGACCGGAACTGGTCCCCGGGGCGGCAAGGACATCGACAAGGTGGTCGCTACCACCTACTGGGATATCCTCCGCGCTACCGTGACCAGGTCGGACCCCAAAGAGTTCCTGTTCTTCAACCGCAACACCAGCGGCAAAGCCGCTGCGAAAGGCTTCATCAAACGCCTCGAGGAACGCACCGGGGACCGCGACAAGCCAATCAGCATCCGCGCATTCCGGACGCAACTGAAAGCAATCCGGAAATACGGCCGATCCGCCCCTTCCGACCTCTCCAAACTCACCCAACCCACGCTCATCGCCAACGGTGACAACGACCGCATGGTCCCCTCCACATTGTCCGAAGACCTGCACCGACGCATCAACGGATCCCAACTCCTCATCTACCCCGATTCCGGCCACGGCGGTATCTTCCAGAACCACGCAACGTTTGCACCCGCCGTCGTGGACTTCCTGGCTCCCTGA
- a CDS encoding SDR family oxidoreductase, producing MPSLNGAVVLVTGANGGIGTHFVQTALARGASKIYATARTPRTWEDERIIPLTLDITDPASIQAAIAAAGDVTVLINNAGASVATPGILSHTDEEIRANVETNFLGPLFLARAFAPILSAKKDSAIVDIHSAMSWYAVGGIYSATKAALWSATNSLRLELAPEGVHVVGVHVGYVDTAMAAHTTDPKMDPAELVATVLDAVEAGEYEVLADETSVQLKAGLSAPIEALYPQLAAGKSIQA from the coding sequence ATGCCTTCACTCAATGGAGCAGTTGTCCTCGTTACCGGTGCCAACGGTGGAATCGGAACCCACTTCGTCCAGACGGCCTTGGCCCGGGGGGCCAGCAAGATCTATGCCACCGCGCGTACTCCGCGGACGTGGGAGGACGAGCGGATCATCCCGCTGACACTCGACATCACGGATCCGGCGTCAATACAGGCCGCTATCGCCGCCGCCGGCGACGTCACCGTCTTGATCAACAACGCTGGAGCGTCCGTGGCAACCCCAGGCATCCTGAGCCACACCGACGAAGAAATTCGGGCCAATGTGGAGACAAACTTCCTTGGCCCGCTCTTTTTGGCCCGTGCGTTCGCGCCGATCTTGTCAGCCAAGAAGGACTCCGCAATCGTCGACATCCATTCCGCCATGAGTTGGTACGCCGTGGGCGGAATCTACAGCGCCACCAAGGCCGCCCTCTGGTCAGCCACCAACTCACTGCGTCTGGAACTCGCCCCCGAGGGCGTCCATGTGGTGGGCGTTCACGTGGGCTACGTCGACACAGCGATGGCGGCACATACCACCGATCCCAAGATGGACCCGGCCGAGCTTGTTGCCACGGTGCTGGATGCCGTGGAGGCCGGTGAGTACGAGGTTCTGGCCGACGAGACATCGGTACAACTCAAGGCCGGCCTCAGCGCCCCGATCGAGGCGCTCTATCCCCAGCTTGCGGCCGGCAAGTCCATTCAGGCTTAA
- a CDS encoding ABC transporter permease encodes MIRYIGQRLLQGAFVLWAAYTVSFLILYLLPGDAVSIMASGDEQNAVDPALVEKLRAEYGLDRPLYEQYFIALVKALQLDFGLSIKNGVPATQTVAEVLPETIKLAVAGFALAVLLGSALAVVAAFSRNRWIRQAFSSLPPLGIAVPTFWIGLLLLQFFSFRLRLFPAIGNDGGQSLVLPALTLAIPTSAVIAQLLTRSLRQTLGEPYIEQIRAKGASEALINFGHALRNAAIPTLTMLGILVGNLLAGAVVSETVFSRAGIGRLTVTAVNSRDIPVVQTLVVLAAAIFVITSLIVDLIYPLVDPRINTARGAKV; translated from the coding sequence ATGATCCGCTACATCGGCCAACGGTTGCTGCAGGGCGCGTTCGTCCTCTGGGCCGCCTACACAGTGTCCTTCCTGATCCTGTACTTGCTGCCCGGCGACGCCGTGAGCATCATGGCCAGCGGCGACGAACAGAACGCAGTGGATCCGGCTCTCGTGGAGAAACTCCGCGCCGAGTACGGATTGGACAGGCCTCTTTACGAGCAATACTTTATTGCCCTGGTCAAGGCGCTCCAGCTGGACTTCGGACTGTCCATCAAGAACGGTGTCCCTGCGACCCAGACTGTGGCGGAAGTCTTGCCGGAGACCATCAAGTTGGCTGTAGCGGGATTCGCACTCGCGGTGCTCCTGGGCAGCGCCCTGGCAGTGGTTGCGGCGTTCAGCCGCAACCGCTGGATCCGCCAGGCCTTCTCCTCCCTGCCGCCCTTGGGCATCGCGGTGCCCACCTTCTGGATCGGCCTCCTGCTGCTGCAGTTCTTCTCGTTCCGCTTGCGCTTGTTTCCCGCGATAGGGAACGACGGCGGCCAGAGCCTCGTGCTTCCAGCCCTGACTCTGGCCATACCCACCTCAGCGGTGATCGCCCAGCTGTTGACGCGCAGCTTGCGTCAGACATTGGGCGAACCGTACATCGAACAGATCCGGGCCAAGGGAGCCAGCGAAGCACTGATCAACTTTGGCCATGCCCTCAGGAACGCAGCCATTCCCACGCTCACCATGCTCGGAATCCTGGTGGGAAACCTACTGGCCGGGGCAGTGGTGAGCGAAACAGTGTTCTCCCGTGCAGGCATCGGGCGGCTCACTGTCACGGCCGTCAACAGCAGGGACATCCCGGTAGTTCAGACCCTGGTGGTCCTGGCCGCCGCCATCTTTGTGATCACCAGCTTGATCGTTGACCTGATTTATCCGCTCGTGGACCCGCGTATCAACACAGCGCGCGGGGCCAAGGTCTAG
- a CDS encoding alpha-L-rhamnosidase, giving the protein MTDPFFAPSPQDSLRDAVWISPAEEHPAKPGGRPAYWLRGRFTWTREDGRTIIHATAHGIYELFVNDHRVGDHELTPGFTSYRRRLQVQSWDVTDLLIHGDNTVSALISDGWFRGRHGFERRADGFGAETAFLASALTPRRTLFTTQPTWESRESHIIRADLMDGQGVDFRLPSTPGDTRTPGGWSPVIPRSGGLYENRARFVRHMTPPVRRIEELPPVCLTFPAPNRTVVDFGQNINGWIRLKELGPAGTSMTLLHGEFLDQAGLVSTDHLQAFDFATKTLLPAGQLDVVTSAGREGDVFEPRHTTHGFRYVQVEGNSVPLTAEAITAVVVHTDLKSTGTFECSDPRLNALHDAIRWSFRGNACDVPTDCPQRERSGFTGDWQVFVDTAALMFDVSGFSAKWLQDLAADQWPDGRVPTIVPNPAGNGPSGNFFEDLATGSAGWGDAAVFVPWSLWRAYGEKQVLSDAFPSMCSWVDYAAGAAASGRHPQRAAARPAPLAHERYVWDTGFHFGEWLEPDTPPNPDPSRDHGIVATAYLHRSALLLSKAATVLGASGAAAHYGSLATNVRTAWQAEYLDAGGRLWEESQGHYVRALAFGLVPDGLAPLTAGRLVELIRANGNRLGTGFLATGLLLPTLAHHGYLNVAYDLLLNAGSPSWLGMLDAGATTMWEWWDGVSGGEARGSLNHYSKGAVASFFYTHIAGIRQPEHSAAYRAVTIAPRPGGGITSASAAVETVRGRISSAWTLDGDLFALHVGIPEGVTAVVDLPDGSSHAMPAGAHDFRTVLSTQRR; this is encoded by the coding sequence TTGACTGACCCTTTCTTTGCCCCCTCGCCGCAGGATTCGCTCCGTGACGCCGTGTGGATATCACCTGCAGAAGAGCACCCCGCGAAGCCCGGCGGGCGTCCCGCGTACTGGCTTCGCGGGAGGTTCACGTGGACCCGCGAGGATGGGCGGACAATCATCCATGCGACCGCGCACGGCATTTACGAGTTGTTCGTCAACGATCATCGCGTTGGCGACCACGAACTCACGCCCGGCTTCACGTCGTACCGGAGGCGCCTGCAGGTCCAGTCGTGGGACGTCACCGATCTCTTGATCCATGGCGACAACACCGTTTCCGCCCTGATTTCAGACGGGTGGTTTCGTGGCAGGCACGGCTTCGAGCGCCGGGCAGACGGTTTTGGCGCTGAGACGGCGTTCCTTGCATCCGCCCTCACACCCAGGCGGACCCTCTTCACAACGCAACCGACGTGGGAGTCCCGCGAGAGCCACATCATCCGCGCCGACCTCATGGACGGTCAGGGGGTCGACTTCCGGCTGCCATCCACTCCGGGAGACACCCGGACGCCGGGAGGTTGGTCACCCGTGATACCCCGCAGCGGCGGGCTGTATGAGAACAGGGCAAGGTTTGTGCGGCACATGACACCACCTGTTCGGCGTATCGAAGAACTCCCACCAGTGTGCTTAACATTTCCTGCGCCAAACCGCACGGTGGTGGACTTCGGCCAGAACATCAACGGATGGATCCGCTTGAAAGAACTCGGCCCCGCAGGAACGTCCATGACGCTGCTTCACGGAGAATTCCTTGACCAGGCCGGGCTGGTGTCCACGGATCATCTCCAAGCCTTCGACTTCGCCACCAAGACACTCCTCCCCGCAGGGCAGCTGGACGTGGTGACCTCGGCAGGCCGGGAGGGCGATGTCTTCGAGCCACGCCACACCACCCACGGTTTTCGCTACGTCCAGGTGGAAGGCAATTCCGTTCCGTTGACCGCCGAAGCGATCACCGCCGTCGTTGTCCATACCGACCTGAAAAGCACCGGCACGTTTGAATGCAGCGATCCACGGTTGAACGCCCTTCACGATGCCATCCGCTGGAGCTTCCGGGGCAATGCTTGTGATGTCCCCACGGACTGCCCGCAGCGTGAAAGGTCCGGTTTCACCGGTGATTGGCAGGTTTTTGTAGACACCGCTGCGTTGATGTTCGACGTTTCCGGATTCAGCGCCAAGTGGCTCCAGGATCTTGCTGCCGACCAGTGGCCCGATGGTCGAGTGCCTACGATAGTTCCCAACCCCGCCGGCAATGGTCCCTCCGGAAATTTCTTCGAAGACCTCGCCACCGGTTCGGCAGGCTGGGGTGACGCCGCAGTTTTTGTTCCATGGTCACTTTGGCGGGCCTATGGAGAAAAACAAGTCCTGTCCGACGCCTTTCCCTCCATGTGCTCATGGGTTGACTACGCGGCCGGAGCAGCCGCCAGTGGGCGTCACCCCCAGCGGGCGGCAGCACGCCCCGCACCCCTGGCCCACGAACGCTATGTGTGGGACACAGGCTTCCACTTCGGTGAATGGCTTGAGCCGGACACCCCGCCCAATCCGGACCCTTCGCGGGACCACGGCATCGTAGCCACGGCCTACTTGCACAGGTCCGCTCTCCTCCTGTCAAAGGCGGCCACCGTCCTCGGTGCCTCCGGGGCCGCAGCCCACTACGGCTCGCTGGCCACCAACGTCCGCACGGCCTGGCAGGCCGAATACCTCGACGCCGGAGGCCGGCTGTGGGAAGAGTCGCAAGGGCACTACGTCCGTGCACTGGCCTTCGGGCTGGTTCCCGATGGGCTCGCTCCGTTGACCGCCGGCAGGCTTGTGGAGCTCATCCGCGCGAACGGAAACCGGCTGGGCACGGGCTTCCTCGCCACCGGCCTCCTGCTGCCCACACTGGCCCACCACGGCTACCTCAACGTCGCCTACGATCTCCTGCTTAACGCCGGAAGTCCCTCCTGGCTTGGAATGCTCGACGCCGGGGCAACCACCATGTGGGAATGGTGGGACGGGGTATCCGGCGGCGAGGCCCGCGGTTCACTCAACCACTACAGCAAGGGCGCCGTCGCTTCATTTTTCTACACCCACATAGCGGGCATCCGCCAGCCGGAGCATTCAGCGGCATACCGTGCAGTGACCATTGCACCGCGGCCCGGCGGCGGCATTACCTCGGCAAGCGCCGCCGTCGAGACCGTTAGAGGCCGCATCAGCAGCGCCTGGACCCTGGATGGGGATCTTTTTGCCCTGCACGTCGGGATCCCGGAAGGAGTAACGGCTGTCGTCGACCTGCCGGATGGAAGCTCTCATGCGATGCCCGCCGGTGCGCATGATTTCCGCACAGTCTTAAGTACTCAAAGGCGCTGA
- a CDS encoding glycoside hydrolase family 43 protein → MVENAIKQVQWDTRSAATTPVIPGFHPDPTICRVGDDYFLAASSFEYFPGAPIFHSRDLVTWGHIGNILTRRSQFAVGDGRSSGGIFGSTLRHHGGEFWFVTTNMSDLGGGHLLLRAASAAGPWSEPVQIPGTLGIDPDIAWDADGTCYLTWVGFGPADNESGIVQARLDPDAGRLLESPRKLWQGSGLAYPEGPHLYEIDGWWYLLLAEGGTERGHAVTVSRASSPAGPFEPHPSNPVFSHRSTAAAVQNVGHADLVQTADGDWAAVYLGVRPRGVVPGYHVLGRETFLAGISWECGWPHFLQERYRVPANDLSFTDTFPSGGLHHRWIAPGQDPAAFTAPSPGGLVIGHHQTNSTPLLSTRVLSHTWSARASVIIPEDAGVRFILRIDEAHWYALEASNRQVRVMARIGPLEQVVAATDIAPSAEALHLVISCNDSPFAGLPGKNTGPDQVTLGLEQDGHATALATIDGRYLSTEVAGGFTGRVLGLAASSGSIVIERFDYYHQDR, encoded by the coding sequence ATGGTGGAGAATGCGATCAAACAGGTTCAGTGGGACACGCGATCAGCGGCCACAACGCCAGTCATTCCTGGTTTCCACCCCGATCCCACCATCTGCAGGGTGGGCGACGACTATTTTCTTGCTGCATCAAGCTTCGAGTATTTTCCGGGCGCACCGATATTCCATAGCCGGGACCTTGTAACGTGGGGCCACATCGGGAATATCCTCACCCGCAGGAGCCAGTTCGCAGTTGGCGACGGGCGCTCCTCCGGCGGAATCTTCGGATCCACGCTGAGGCACCACGGTGGTGAATTCTGGTTCGTCACCACCAACATGAGCGATCTTGGGGGCGGCCACCTGCTGCTGAGGGCTGCATCAGCCGCAGGTCCATGGAGCGAGCCCGTTCAGATACCGGGAACGTTGGGCATTGATCCGGACATTGCCTGGGATGCCGACGGCACGTGCTATCTCACGTGGGTGGGGTTCGGTCCTGCAGATAATGAGTCCGGAATCGTCCAGGCGCGACTGGACCCTGACGCCGGCCGGCTCCTGGAGTCTCCCCGAAAGCTGTGGCAGGGGTCAGGACTGGCCTACCCCGAAGGCCCGCATCTCTATGAGATTGACGGCTGGTGGTACCTGCTGTTGGCCGAAGGCGGTACTGAACGCGGGCACGCCGTTACGGTAAGCCGGGCAAGCAGTCCTGCGGGCCCCTTCGAGCCCCACCCGTCCAACCCAGTGTTCAGTCATCGCAGCACGGCGGCGGCCGTTCAGAATGTTGGTCACGCCGACCTGGTCCAAACAGCCGACGGCGACTGGGCCGCCGTCTATTTGGGCGTGCGCCCCCGCGGCGTTGTTCCTGGATATCACGTCCTGGGCAGGGAAACGTTCCTCGCCGGCATCTCATGGGAATGCGGCTGGCCGCACTTCCTCCAAGAACGCTACCGGGTACCGGCCAACGACCTATCCTTCACCGACACCTTTCCTTCCGGGGGCCTGCACCATCGATGGATCGCACCCGGCCAGGATCCAGCGGCGTTCACGGCACCTTCTCCCGGCGGTCTGGTGATTGGCCACCATCAGACCAACAGCACTCCCCTACTGTCAACACGGGTCCTCAGCCACACGTGGAGCGCCCGCGCATCAGTCATCATTCCGGAGGATGCGGGAGTCCGATTCATTCTGAGAATCGACGAGGCCCACTGGTACGCCCTCGAAGCATCCAACCGCCAGGTCCGGGTCATGGCCCGGATCGGGCCTCTTGAGCAGGTGGTGGCTGCAACGGACATTGCACCGTCCGCTGAAGCACTGCACTTGGTCATCAGCTGCAACGACTCACCATTTGCGGGCTTGCCTGGCAAGAATACGGGCCCCGACCAAGTCACTCTTGGCTTGGAACAGGATGGGCATGCTACCGCCCTGGCCACAATTGACGGCCGGTACCTATCCACGGAGGTCGCTGGCGGTTTCACGGGCCGTGTTCTGGGACTCGCGGCCAGCAGCGGCAGCATCGTGATCGAACGCTTTGACTACTACCACCAGGATCGGTGA
- a CDS encoding dipeptide ABC transporter ATP-binding protein, protein MSSALLRVENLRIDYLVNGSPRNAVAGVSFEVHPGEVVAIVGESGSGKTTTAQSIINLLPGNARVTSGSVTFDGTDLTQLTRKEWQGVRGKEIGLIPQDPTASLDPLQRVGDQVAEALTIHRLQPKRAARQSAVRLLEESGIRDASSRARQFPHQFSGGMRQRVLIATALAAQPKLVIADEPTSALDVTVQRQILDNIAALTAERGTAVLLITHDLGVAADRADRIIVMRGGEIVEEGSAADVLGNPQHSYTQQLIAAAPGLSPRRLRPSLSVQNPSTTTGGGAVHVSPLVEAKSLRKVFTLPRTAGGARSLTAVDDVSLDIRRGETLALVGESGSGKSTVARLLLRLDKPTSGSVTFDGVDLASAKGERLRQLRRRFQVVFQSPYASLDPRFSVEDIIAEPLRAFAEGTPAERKSRVKALLEEVHLPADYGTRRPAALSGGQRQRIAIARALALKPKLVVLDEAVSALDVSVQAQILTLLAELQVQESLSYLFISHDLAVVQQISDRVAVMQAGRLVEIGGTRDVLVNPAGEYTKALISAIPGRTGAMVDSGPTRVAT, encoded by the coding sequence ATGAGCTCTGCACTACTAAGGGTTGAGAATCTCCGCATTGACTATCTGGTGAACGGATCGCCGCGCAACGCGGTGGCGGGTGTCAGCTTTGAGGTTCATCCCGGTGAGGTGGTGGCGATCGTTGGCGAATCCGGTTCCGGGAAGACCACCACTGCCCAGTCCATCATCAACTTGCTCCCCGGAAACGCCCGGGTTACCTCCGGCAGCGTGACCTTCGACGGTACTGACCTGACGCAGTTGACGCGCAAGGAGTGGCAGGGGGTGCGCGGCAAAGAAATTGGGCTGATTCCGCAAGACCCTACGGCGTCGTTGGATCCCCTCCAACGGGTGGGCGATCAGGTGGCGGAAGCGCTCACCATTCACCGGCTTCAGCCCAAAAGGGCTGCACGGCAAAGTGCGGTCAGGTTGCTGGAGGAGTCCGGGATCCGCGACGCTTCCTCCAGGGCGCGCCAGTTTCCCCATCAGTTTTCCGGTGGCATGCGGCAACGTGTACTCATCGCTACAGCGCTTGCTGCCCAGCCCAAACTGGTCATTGCGGATGAGCCCACCAGTGCTCTTGACGTGACGGTCCAGCGGCAGATCCTGGACAACATTGCTGCCCTGACCGCGGAGCGGGGGACCGCCGTCCTGCTGATCACGCACGACCTCGGCGTCGCAGCTGACCGTGCCGACCGGATCATCGTGATGCGCGGCGGCGAGATTGTGGAGGAAGGGTCCGCCGCCGATGTGCTGGGCAACCCGCAGCACAGCTACACGCAGCAACTCATTGCGGCGGCTCCGGGACTCAGCCCGCGCAGGTTGCGGCCATCGCTTTCGGTCCAGAACCCAAGCACGACGACGGGTGGTGGCGCTGTCCACGTTTCTCCTCTTGTGGAGGCCAAGTCCCTGAGGAAGGTGTTCACCCTGCCCCGGACAGCCGGCGGCGCAAGGTCGCTGACCGCCGTCGACGACGTTTCGTTGGACATCCGGCGCGGTGAGACGTTGGCGTTGGTGGGAGAGTCCGGCTCCGGAAAGAGCACAGTTGCCCGCTTGTTGCTGAGGTTGGACAAGCCAACCTCGGGTTCAGTGACGTTCGACGGCGTGGACCTCGCCAGCGCGAAAGGGGAGAGGCTGCGCCAACTCCGACGTCGGTTCCAAGTGGTGTTCCAGAGTCCTTATGCATCGCTGGATCCGAGGTTCTCTGTGGAGGACATCATCGCCGAGCCGCTCCGGGCCTTCGCGGAAGGCACTCCGGCTGAACGAAAGAGCCGGGTGAAGGCTCTGCTTGAGGAGGTTCACCTTCCCGCGGACTACGGGACGCGCCGTCCGGCTGCACTCTCGGGTGGGCAGCGGCAACGTATCGCCATCGCCCGGGCGTTGGCGCTGAAACCCAAACTCGTGGTGCTGGACGAAGCGGTGTCGGCACTGGATGTTTCCGTGCAGGCGCAGATCCTGACGCTGTTGGCTGAATTGCAGGTTCAGGAGTCGTTGAGCTACCTCTTCATCTCGCATGACCTCGCCGTGGTGCAGCAAATCTCCGACCGCGTGGCCGTCATGCAGGCCGGCAGGTTGGTGGAAATCGGCGGTACACGGGACGTCTTGGTCAACCCTGCCGGGGAATACACGAAGGCCCTCATTTCAGCCATTCCCGGCCGGACTGGTGCGATGGTGGATTCGGGTCCCACCAGGGTGGCAACCTAG
- a CDS encoding TetR/AcrR family transcriptional regulator → MPVTSKPPGRRERNKQEKLDRITAAASELFAEYGVEDVTTQQIADKADIGAGTLFLYAKTKGELLLLVQNTHYAEALEKGRAAAETLPGALDAVMAIVRPVVECNRKQIDNGRFYLREMVFGDPTEPHHGEALTIVAQTEEAITGILARGNPADAVNAATTARIVSAIMFVSMAASVNAGLDIDAVVQDIKAQISVLIRR, encoded by the coding sequence ATGCCTGTCACATCCAAGCCGCCGGGCCGGCGGGAACGGAACAAGCAGGAGAAACTGGACCGCATCACGGCTGCAGCCAGCGAGCTGTTCGCAGAATACGGGGTGGAAGACGTCACCACCCAACAGATCGCGGACAAAGCAGACATCGGCGCCGGAACGCTTTTCCTCTACGCCAAAACCAAGGGAGAACTCCTTCTCCTGGTCCAGAACACCCACTACGCAGAAGCCCTGGAAAAGGGCCGGGCAGCCGCTGAAACCCTTCCGGGCGCCTTGGACGCAGTGATGGCAATAGTGCGGCCTGTGGTGGAATGCAATCGAAAACAGATTGACAACGGACGCTTCTATCTGCGGGAAATGGTCTTTGGCGACCCAACGGAACCACACCACGGCGAGGCCCTCACAATCGTGGCACAGACCGAGGAAGCGATCACCGGCATCCTGGCCCGGGGTAATCCAGCGGATGCGGTGAACGCGGCGACGACGGCCCGTATTGTCTCGGCCATCATGTTTGTGAGCATGGCGGCAAGTGTCAACGCCGGATTGGATATCGATGCGGTAGTACAGGACATCAAGGCACAGATCAGCGTCCTCATACGCCGCTAA
- a CDS encoding ABC transporter permease, with the protein MTQQLVRETHSVDPAAGHSAAAPEAAVPVPPADHQASARWAGSLWAGARRFLAKPGLVLSVLVLALVILWALVPQAFTQWPPDTGVPSSRLKPPSAEHWFGTDSLGRDLFSRVVHGSATSLAATAVAVAVGLVAGSALGLLAGSIRGWVDDAIMRVMDVLLAIPSLLLSLALITVLGFGTINIAIAVGIASVANFARIMRAETLRVSTAVYVEAARSSGVRWHSILLRHVLPNAAGPVLALSALEFGMAVLSISSLSFLGFGAPPPSAEWGSLVAGGRDYLVAAWWLVTLPGVVIAAVVLSTNRISHAFQDSERNGR; encoded by the coding sequence ATGACGCAGCAACTTGTGAGGGAGACGCACTCCGTAGACCCTGCGGCTGGGCACTCGGCCGCCGCACCCGAGGCGGCAGTTCCCGTCCCGCCGGCCGACCACCAGGCTTCAGCTAGATGGGCTGGTTCCCTATGGGCTGGCGCCCGAAGGTTCCTGGCCAAGCCCGGCTTGGTGCTGTCCGTGCTGGTCCTTGCTTTGGTGATCCTGTGGGCGTTGGTTCCCCAGGCCTTTACCCAGTGGCCTCCGGACACGGGTGTTCCGTCGTCGCGGCTCAAACCACCATCCGCGGAACACTGGTTCGGAACGGACAGCCTGGGTCGCGACCTGTTCTCACGGGTGGTCCACGGCTCGGCAACGTCCTTGGCTGCTACGGCTGTGGCCGTTGCCGTCGGCCTGGTTGCGGGGTCGGCACTTGGCTTGCTGGCCGGCTCCATCAGGGGGTGGGTGGATGACGCCATCATGCGCGTCATGGATGTCCTGCTGGCCATTCCCAGTTTGTTGCTTTCCTTGGCGCTCATCACGGTGCTCGGCTTCGGAACCATCAACATCGCCATCGCGGTGGGCATCGCCAGTGTGGCCAACTTCGCCCGGATCATGCGGGCTGAAACCCTCCGGGTGAGCACTGCTGTGTACGTTGAGGCGGCGCGGTCCTCGGGAGTCCGGTGGCACTCAATTTTGCTCCGACATGTCCTCCCCAACGCTGCCGGCCCGGTTCTTGCCTTGTCCGCGTTGGAGTTCGGCATGGCAGTCCTGTCGATTTCATCGCTGAGCTTCCTCGGGTTCGGCGCGCCACCGCCCTCCGCGGAATGGGGTTCACTGGTGGCCGGAGGCCGCGACTACCTGGTGGCTGCGTGGTGGCTGGTGACGTTGCCGGGCGTGGTGATTGCCGCCGTCGTGCTGTCCACCAACCGTATTTCGCATGCTTTCCAAGACTCTGAAAGGAACGGGCGATGA